CAACCCTCTGCACGCGATTTCCTTTACCATTTCACAGTTGCATTTCTCACCTTTCCACACTATGATGCGGGGGTTGGATGCGGTACCATTTCCTTCGGCACATGCACGAAGGTGCGATCGGACTTGTCGCACACCCATGCCACCTCCACCTCATAAATTTTATCTTTCGACTTGTCATGCACCTCATGGAGGATGTTGGTTAGCTTTTCCACCGCCTCACTGCATGTCAGAGTCGCAAAGTCCAGCTTCTCCAACTCGGTTTTGGCCACCGTTTTGCCCTTCCCCAACGCTATTCCATAGTACCCCGCAACTGCCCCGCTCGGGTCGGCGACATAAAGCTGCGGGCCATCGTCAGCATAAGAGGCAATGATGACCGAACAGCCGAAGGGGCGATAGGCGTAGTGAGTCGTGTAAACATGCATAAACTCGCCGATTCGAGACGCAAGCAAGGAGCCTAGTATCGGTGTGGAAAAAATATCTCGACTGTTCTCTGCTTCACCACGAGCGCgtgaaacaacagcaagacCATCGGGGAGCActccacaaacacaaattccGGCCTGCCGATCTACCGCATGAATACGGTTATTGGACCCTTCCTCCAGCATGCGGCTTGTGAGGATTTTCTCCACAGCAACGACAACACCGTCCTTGCAACAGGCAGCAACGGCGGTGCTGCCATTGTCGACAGCCTTGCAGGCGTACTCTACCTGAAACACACGCCCGTCAGCAGAAAATATATCTGTTGACTGGTCATGACCAGAGCCAGACATTGTCCTCCCTTATATCTCCTCTTGCCTTGATttactttctccttttcttgtgGATGACCTCGATACCTATATCGTCCTTTCCTtcagtatttttcttctaaGCAACGAAAGTTAGGCGTTTCGAAATTACATACGAAAGGAAGGGGATACAGGCAATGAAGTAGGGACGCTACACAGCTTTgcgtgggaaaagaaaagtagatATCAGTCGCCCTCAGCCTCCTTGGCACACGTACAGGCTACAAACCATCACATTATACTGTCGAGCCGCTAGCGCTTCCATAACCGCAGAGCGCACACGCTCGCCGCAACTAATGCTACAGGAATCACGGTAATCATGAGTGACTTACGCAACATCCCACCATCATCACTGACCTCCTTCCTCGACGCTTTCCCCGGCCGGCACTTCTCTAGGTTCAAACGCAGTGTGTGTTCCCCCAGCTCCTCAGGGTTCTTCCACGACGCACCAGCTTTTGGAGGCGCCGGTAACTTGTTTAAACCTCCCCCTACGGCAAACACGTCCACAATTCGCTCATGGAGGTTGGCATTGGTATCAGGAGCCCCAGATGTCATCGGGGTGTGCGAAAACATGCACATATCACCATCAGGACACGTCCCCAAAACATGTGGAACACAGTAGATAATCTTCTTGTGTTTAGCCCTAATTATGCTTCGAATTCTATGTCTAATACGCGCAACTTCAGCGGTCCCCCCTGGATCAACCACGCCTCCGTTGGCTTCAAAGTTACTCTGATTGAACTGACATGCTACATCAATCTCGTCTAATACCTCTTCAGCAACAAGTGTATCGTCCAAAATGATCGTCCGCACGTACGGGTTTACATGTGCAAGTGCTGCAAGTGAGTGACCGGCTTCACTCTCTAAGGGAGTGTTGGAAAGGTCAATGAAACTAACCCGGGACTTGGTCAGCGCTTCGCAAAGCATAGAAACGGCATCATCACTCACATTCACAGCATTTATCGTTATTGCCTCCAATGACATATTGTATTGCACAACAACAGAGATTAGGTACATCTCAACATCACCAAAGCTAGAGCCAAACTCACCAAACACCATGACCGCACGGGTATTGTTATTTAAAATTTCCGACGCAAGAATGTGCAAGTCATCCACACCAGCCCTGATGTACCCGCTGTTATGCCGCgcaaaataagaaagaacACGCTCCAGCTCCCCCAACGTGGGTGTACTGTCAACTGCTCCGCCTACGCAGCGATCGATTAGCAGGCGAATGTCTGATATGTCAACTGGCTTGGGGCCAAGCACTTCCGACACCGTCCGCTGAGCGCCAAGCACCCGGGGCTGCCGCCGCTCGGCCATCCTGGCAGCAAATACACAAATCCCCTAATCCTTCCAGTTACTTACCGGAAGGGATATCAGAAGGTGcgaaatggaaacaaaaatgtaaagGAAAGTGAGGCATGGAAAGACAAGGACGTTTAAACGAGGATCCAACGGGTGCAGCTTTCTCCTCACACCATACGCGGTTAGCgcctcctccccttccccgtACAAAATCGAAAGAGATATGGGAAGACAACCAAACCGGTACGACCAAATGCCCAAAACATACGGACTCACAAGCACCCACTCAACAAAGATGTGCAACGGCCAACGCGCAAAgaacaccaaacaaacaggaaagagaagaatgaTCATATCTCAAATGCACTCTCAGAAGAACAACACAGTCATTCTACTTGAGAGAAATTTGCAGTTTGGCGAATTGTGACGGCAAACGCCCGTAGAAACTGAAGTGGCACAAGTAACCTGCCTCGTGATCCGCCAAAACCGGAACGCATTTTGGGGTAATAAGTTACACttcatccacacacacacacacacacaccaaaacaGTTTGTCCACCATACAGTCTCCACTCCACTCATCACCacaagaggagggaaaaaatggagaagaaaACACGCACTCGCATGCCGAATGACTcacaacatacacacacactttgcAACCCAATGTCTACTAGCCTTAATAAGCACATTCACATCAGAAATATATCGGCACATCAGGAGGCAACAAATGTTTTGGATGGTGTAAAAGGAATATTTCCGCATGTTTGTCTAGCGGGATCATCCACTTGTCAGCTCAGTCATATTATAAGTTTATTATTGCGTGTAACTTCCCGTCCACGTGGTGCCGCTTTGGTGGAGCAAGAAATTTTGTAAAAGGTATGTGTGGTCGAAGGGCGTataaattttaaaagaaCAAAGGGAATACGCGGTACAGGGAAGAGGTCCATCCATCAACCCCCTCATCCCCTTTGCGGTGCCGCGCTTGGAAGAATCTCGCTTCTAGCGTTGGATAACGCTTTAAAGTTCTGTCGATGAGTAAAAGAACAATTACGTACTATGAGCAGGCTATATCGCTCCGGGAGCAAACATGCTGCTATACATCCCTGGAGAACGACCTTTCCGCTGGGGAAACTCCCGCCGTCCAAGTTTTCTACGTTCACACTTCGATGCTAGATCGCAGCGCGTGCTCCACAAGTGATCCCACCGTGAAGCTGAACAGGCCGCTTACAACTCCATTAAAAACCATTAGAGCTGCGGAACGTAACATGCTTACACCCGACAGATACCCCCTTAACATCCCAAGTACGATGAGCGCACAAGTGGCCAGGAAGCAGGACAACGCAAAAACGCCATcaatcccttttcccttcccggGAAGGTACGCCAACAGTGGGACGGCACCGAAGAACATAAAGGACAAGAACATGACCAGGCCTTGCTTTTTGGGCCCGTGCGTGTCTTCTGTATCAATAATAATCCCCAGTTCTTCGGTCATCATAAAGTCCACAAAAAGTTTTGGGTCTTTCGATATGATGTTCACTATGGTTGTGGCATCTTCGTGGGAGAGACCCTTCATCTCATAAATTTGCACCATTTCGTCCACCTCCATATCAAAAGCATTTTCGACTTCCCATTCCTCGCGTCGCCTCTCACTTAGAGCATTATCTCGTTCAGCTTCACCCGAAACATATTCACCGAATCCCATGGCAAAACCATCTGCAATGACATTCGAGAAACCAAATATCAGGACGGAGGCAACGCTGCTGTTGCTACCAACAGCAGCGGAAACGACTGTAAAACTCGTTATAATTCCGTCCAGTCCCCCAAATACCACGGACTTCACGTAATCCGATGCAGAGGGGTTGTGGACCTCTTTGTAAATGTGCTTTTGATGTTCCATTCGGGACATTTCGATGTCACCGGTTTCAAAGGCCTTTCGGGCGGCCGATATGCTCTTATAATTCCTTGCCCCACTTACATCAATTTTTTCTGATTCGGACATGTCAGTCAAGAAGATGTTTCACTGGACCAAAATTAATGCAAGGGGCTTTATTTCCCTATTTCACGTTgttacaagaaaaaaaagggtgggTTCAATAAGACCAAggtgaagcaacaaaaaaggtcggcatcctttcccctctccaaTGGACGCGAACAGCTGCAACGATGTGTATTACCTCACGTATTTTCTATTCTCTCGCTTCGGTCTTTCAACCAATCAACAGTacgcaagaaagaaaaagtacaTGACAACGTGTGACAGTGTTCTCCCTATCCGATTCATCGTATCAAGAACCGTAGCTGAGAAACAGCTCCTCACCAACCTTTATCTCCTTTGTGGAGCAAACCACAACGCGTCGATTTGACAACGGCTCTGTTTCGAGCAACACGCGTCGCCGCGTTCCCGGTGAAATGAAGTCAGACTGTACACAAGTGTGCAATGAACAGTTAGCCGCGTTAGATTCATCGCCCGCGATGGGTGTGCCTGAAGAATTTCCAGCCACACTCGTAACTGGTGGATAACCAGTGGGGCTCCGAATAATGTCAATACCCGGCACTAGTGAGGGGAGAACATCGATaccttgtttttcctccaacaGGTCAGCCAAATCTCCAGGAGAGGATGGCACACAGTCAACAGGTAACATGACACTGCGTTGGAGAACTGTACGATACGCCGCGCATAATTCGTCAACAGTGGGCAACAGTGTTAATGGAATGCGGGAGGGATGTCGGCGCTGATTAAACCGAAGTATCGCATGTGTCGCGCGCAGCTGAGATCTCACCTGCGTTTCGAAATCCTTCAGATACGCCCGCCGTACCGGCTCATCCGCCACACCCGCTAACGCATCCGAAATGGCGGGATAACCACCAACATACGCCTCAACAAACGGGGAAGGCAGCTTTGGCAACAACGAGGAGGAGAGAAGTGGGGCAAATCCAACCTCGTGGCCCTGAGCCACGAGCCGAGTAGCACACGCCAAGCAGCTCGCCAACCACAAAGCCCGTGCAGTGGATATGTCAACACCACGACGCTGCAGGAACCTACACATTACGCGAATAGATGGCACTGCCACAGGTCGTAAGTCACCCCTCACCGTCTGTGCATTAAGCGTTGACAGGTACGGGACGGAAAGCACCACATCTCCAGCGCCAATTGGCTGATCTGCATGAAGAGAAAGTAACGGCATCAAACCTTGCATGCTTTGCCGAATGAACAATTTCTTGCTTACGATCCCATTTTGCGCGCACCACTCCCAGAAACCGGAAAAGGCTCCACCAGCATTCAACATACAAACTTACCCTACCAAAGGATTTGCGGCGCTCGATACCTTTTCTTCAACGAGCCCTTCTTCGTGCGGGTAACCGCAGTAACCCCAACTGCTCCATTACAATGGaaacacaaggaaaaaataagaatGCAATGAAGGAAATTTGTGAACACCAGTCAAAGCAAcctgaaaaaaaatcaaagaaaacaattgCAATGGTAACAGATGGCCCCAGTCCTTCAGCGATAATGAGCTAGTAGTCGCTCGCTTGTACAGCGAACGGATCCTCGACACGTGTTATTCCACCCAGTTCCCGGTGCCTACGCCACCGCGGTTTTGGCACAACGTGGTTGACGCTAGGGTGCTGCCAGTAGTTTGGCCACGAGTTTGCCACATCCTGGTAACGGTGCGGAGCAAAATAGGCGTTGGAATCCGGAGTGGTGAAGCAAAGCATGGACGCCGCAGCCTTCTTACCATACTTGACCTCCATATTTTCGACTACTTTGGCATTGATTTCACGCTGCTGCTTGATCCGGTGCATCCAAATGGACCTACGGCGGATGGATTCCATGAGTTCTCGCATATGATAGTTCTCGCGCCGGTTTGGCACAAATTTAAATAAACCATTGGCGAGTGCATTCCCCGGGAACTTATTGTCAAATATCTTATCACGAACATAGAAGTGGCGAATTACCTCCCGATGCGCCTTGTGGAGCTGAATCAATTCATATGCAGAGGGATAAAACGTCATACGTCTAGGTACATTTTGCGTCCCAGCTACAACTGATCGGTACGAACCGCAACCGAACGCCCCCGACATTACTAACAATGTGTGCTCGTTACACTCCTTTCCTTATCACTGCTTTTCACTGATATTCCTTTGGAATGGCACCTCCTTTGGCTACGaggcacagaatgaaggaatAAACACAAATTTGGCGAGGCACCTGTGCAGGAAGATACCGAAATACAAGAATCAGACGCGTCTCGCGAATTCATTTAAACGTTTTGTAAATAACCCCGTCTTCCTCCATTCGTAGTGTCGCAAAAGAAATAGCCACACAAAAAGATTTGTCTCGATCCCCACAAAAACATCAGAGAAAACacgaaagagagggaaagttaGGCGTACAATGCGCCCTCTGTGTGACACCCCAGATCCTACTTTTTGACAGCCTTTTTGTGTCCGGACGACGACTTCCGCTGCAATACGCCAGGCAACGCTACGGCACCGCGGTTCCTCTTCGTTCCCGCAGTAGATGCCTCCGAATTCACCTGCTTTTGTGGCTTCGTTATGGTAAAAAATTGGTCCAAGCGACCTTGGGTTTTCTTCGTAAGTGCGTCACGAAGCCGCTGAATACCCTTCAAAACGCGTTCCTTACTGAACAACTTTTCGTCGACAAGAAACTTTATCAGTCCCTCTTCGTCCGGCTCACGGAACTGGATATCGATCTCCTCACCCGGTGTTACCTCTGGTTCCAAGAAGAAGTTCCGCGCATCCTTGTAGTTGAACTCCTCTGGGACAACGTACCTCGTTCCGTCAAGTGACTCGATAAATGCCTCTAAACTCCCATACTTCTTGATACCCTCCCAGGCTTTATGGGGTCCAATTCCTGAAATTCTGGGGACGTAATCACAACCAAGAAGAATACATAAATCTATGAACTGCTGCATTGAAAAACCGGAGGCTTCCAATATCTCATCGAGATGATACTCGGCAATGGGCCGCTTCTTCGCTTCACCATACGTTAAATGCCGCAACATCACCCGGGACCCAAACGCCAGGGCATCCATATCCTCTGTTCCTACCGCCCATGCCTTATTCTTTTTCACCAGCTCAGCGCACTGGGCTTCTGCCTCAGAGGGTGCTTGAACAACAGGAATGCCCATTAAACGAAGTAGTgtcttcacctcctccatcTGATCCCTTCCCACACGAACCATTCGCTTGCTCATCTTTTCCATGGCCTCATCatctccctcctcctttgccTTTTCAAACTCATGCTTTGCATCCTCTGCCCTCTGACGCCGACTCTCAAGTTCAGAAGCCTTAAGGGTGGGCGGCTTACCATCAAACACGTATATAGGACGAAGTCCTTCATCTATCATTCTTAatgtacgaaaaaaaattccacTTAAATGAGACGTAACATCCCCAGCTTCATTGGTCAACTCAACGCTCTGACCCTCTTGAAAGCCTTTCATGGCGATGACGAACTGATATACGGCCATGGAGGCATCGATTGCGATGCGTCGACCGAAATAAACTTTCAGCTCTTGTTCCTTAATGGCGCCAGGAGTTCTGTCGTACAGAAGCTTCGAAAGGCCAAGAACACCCATTATCCTCGCCGGACTCGAGAATCAACGAAACACTTTCCGGAAAGAATTGTGAGGAAAGGCAGTAGCAAAAAGTGTGACATTTACTATGCACAGCAGTAGAACGAGTTCGGGTtgaaaatacaaataaatgcacagacaaaaaaaataataaacaaacaaatgtatATTTAGTTAAGCAAAGAAGGTGCAGATACTGGATAATTTTGCAACTCCTGTAGAATACAGTCTCCACTCCACTCATCACTacaaggggagaaaaaaaatggagaagaaaACACGCACTCGCATGCCGAATGACTcacaacatacacacatacttTGCAACCCAATGTCTACTGGCCTTAATAAGCACATTCACATCAGAAATATATCGGCACATCAGGAGGCAACAAATGTTTTGGATGgtgtaaaagaaatatttcctCATGTTTGTCTAGTGGAATCATCCTCTTGTCAGCTCAGTCATATTATAAGTTTATTATTGCGTGTAACTTCTTCACACATtcatatttttccccctttccttttggaaGTGCTTTAGAGTTGACCGATGCTGCGTCGTCTCCTCTCTTCCTTAAGGGGTTTGCAACAACCAAGATAGCACTCCTATCGCGCATGAAATCAAAACCAATACGGCTACGTGAAGCGAATAGTCACCCTTATTCCTCCGTCCGTCACCGTCAGTGACGTTTCCAGGGCCAGCAGCTGCTAGCAGCTGTTGCTCACCGCTAGTTTTATCCACCGACATTTTCGTTGAGGTGAAATGAGGCTCTAGAAGAACTCGAGACGATGATAGTCTCTCCCCTGCACCGTCCTCAATCAACTCCCTCACTTGTCTCCACTGCTCCCGAGTGTGACCGGTCGCATCGCCAGTAGTGTGAATATATGCCCATTGGTAAATCAATGCAGGATTCCTCAGAGAACAAACACGAAGAATCCTTACCTGTGGTTGCTCACCAATTTTATCAATAAAACTAACGATGCTACGGTAAATATCTAACCCACAGGTATGCTGTGGGGCGAATGTTACATGTACGCAAATCAGCTCATCGTCCAAGTCTCTCTTTGCACCCAACTGCACAGCGTAAATATCCTTATATAGGTTCCAAATGTCACAATCCGCAAGCAAACGGCTACTGCGCAAGTCAACTATAGGGGAACTCGTCGTCGCACGGCCCCTTGCCCTTAGAACAAGTGGCAATTTATCTAGTGGAGACACCAAATAACAGGGTAACGACACGAACGTTATTTCCGCTGTTGTAACCTTAAGTTCTACCCTACCACCAGGTTGAAGCAACTCGCATTTCTTCACCGCGCTATCTCCCCATATCACTGCGAAGAGTAAATTCACGCGAGGATTTTCTTTCAACAAACTTCGCAACTGAATAGTTGAGTATCCGCCGGTGTCTGAAAGCATAACGcctaaaaaaagaacaccaCAGGGTAAAATCTGTTCAAGACAGTCTACCTGTTCAGAGATGACCTCAAGATCCAGGCAAGGAATAGCGTCAAAGACGGTGCATACAGCATGAGCGTTGCTCGAGCCGTTCCTACAGACGCTACGCTGTCCCACCAAAATGGAGGGATTAAACGACTCGCCAGTGGGAAGGGCACTCGGTGGAAGCACCACAGAAACATTCATGCCCCCAACAAACACCCTAGTAAAgacttcttttgcttcgttgGTTTGGACAGGTAGAGAAGTGAGAAATTCAGTGGCGCCAACTAACCAGGCAAACATGCACACTACCTTGTGATCGTCAGCAATGCGGTGACTTCCATGGGGTTAAAGTTGGTTACAGTTGCACCACAAGCTATTAAGGCAACGAGCGGTAGCCtttaaatgaataaaaacaatgatCTCAACACACAGCCGAAGTACTTGGCAGCACTCCAGGTAGAATGGTTACTTCGCCACAACTTCATTCGATGCACATATTTCTAAGTGTATAGACAgttctttcctctcttttcccctcccagAGTGGGTGGAGTGTGCTGTTACAGCTCCAGCCACTTTCCTACACCCGCCATTATACAGTGGCCATACAAGCCATTCGCTGAAGCGGGTCGCTTTCAAAATGTGGACCGCGGGAGAATGCAATGACGGTCCGTCACAAATAATGAAGGTCGCaacaaatgataataataaaaataatagacGGGTACTGCGGAAGAATACAAAAATAGCACTAAAAGAACAGAGGGTTGCACACAGAGGCTAAAGTAACGACCAAGGCGGGTCAAACAAATGGGAAGAGTAACGGGTGAACGAGCAACTTACATACATTTGCCACCTGACTAATATGAAGGACTAATGTAAGTAGATTCACTTTCTGTGGAAAGTACTTGCGATCTTCGGTGCCCTTTAACTCCTGTCCTACTACTGGAGTTTGGTACAAACTTGGGGTTATTtacttctttgtttgttctttttttttttaatatgatCACTAACACAAAAGCAGGAAACGGCATGGATATCGAACATCGTACATTTACAAGATGATTTTTACTATTAGCATACGGGTCGTTCTGTGTTACCCAATGCAACAACTTTTCTCGTTGCATGACCCAATTTCCCCAACTTACCCATTCCTCTTTCGCACCCTAGGCATCGTGTCCGTGACACACAGCAATAACCACCACCTTTTCTCCGGACTGAgttaaagcaaaaaataattatgaCAGCAaaacccattttttttttttacaaataaTCACATATGATGCAGGGGATAGAATTAGCTAAAccccctttaaaaaaaaaaatagcattaaaaaaaactgtcGGCCAACACCTGGAAACATGAAGAACATGGGAATACAGTGCCCATACGTATTTAGAAAAGTTATTGAAGAACAACCTTCTGTTGCTTAACGATACCAATATCAtgtacaaaaaataaaataagcaaaTACAATTGCTGAGTATAGGGATAACACTTACGTTGACAATGTGCGCTAATGCCGCCTTTCCGAATTTAAGAGATTGCTGTGATTACATCGCCTATACGTTGGCTGTCGCCTCGCACGTCCGAACAAGCTTcagcaagaaaagaaagttctCCTGTACTCCACCTTGCAATCAACCTCCCCATCAGTCATTCACAGCGATAAGTGAATTacagttttttcccccgtgtCTTGACTTTTTCCATATTGAATCGACGACAGTCGAAGGGAACCAACAATGGTCACGCACGTTCCCCTACGCTTTTTGTTGTATCCACACCATCCACTACGGTGTCTGGGAGCTCGCTACCTACCACTTCAGGCAGTCTTGTTAGATTAATCGATCGATTTAGCACGCGCCTCGGCTCCACACAATGCTTGCTGCGACCGGTGGAAGATATTTCAGGTAGTACGAGGGAGCCGGAGCGATTCATCAGCCGACGGCCACTACTTGCGCTACCTTCATAAATTACTCCGCCTTTTGCTGAAGGAGTAGCGTCTTCCCCAACTAACCCTGATTCGCTATCCAACTCAAATATTTCAATCATTGCTTCATCCGGCACAAACGAGTACTTCAACTGACGCGACATACGAAGTCCATCAGGGCGGTGtcgtcttctctttttctctgaaGAGGCAACCGCAGAATGATTGAGTGAAGTACTATAATACTTGTCCCCAATTTCCATCGAACCACCGAGAACGCCAACATACACAGAATCTTTT
Above is a window of Trypanosoma brucei brucei TREU927 chromosome 3, complete sequence DNA encoding:
- a CDS encoding proteasome alpha 7 subunit (identical to GP:9622228: 20S proteasome alpha 7 subunit {Trypanosoma brucei}(PMID:12600991;PMID:11309374)), whose protein sequence is MSGSGHDQSTDIFSADGRVFQVEYACKAVDNGSTAVAACCKDGVVVAVEKILTSRMLEEGSNNRIHAVDRQAGICVCGVLPDGLAVVSRARGEAENSRDIFSTPILGSLLASRIGEFMHVYTTHYAYRPFGCSVIIASYADDGPQLYVADPSGAVAGYYGIALGKGKTVAKTELEKLDFATLTCSEAVEKLTNILHEVHDKSKDKIYEVEVAWVCDKSDRTFVHVPKEMVPHPTPAS
- a CDS encoding flap endonuclease-1 (FEN-1), putative (similar to DNA repair protein rad2. (Swiss-Prot:P39750) [Schizosaccharomyces pombe]), with translation MGVLGLSKLLYDRTPGAIKEQELKVYFGRRIAIDASMAVYQFVIAMKGFQEGQSVELTNEAGDVTSHLSGIFFRTLRMIDEGLRPIYVFDGKPPTLKASELESRRQRAEDAKHEFEKAKEEGDDEAMEKMSKRMVRVGRDQMEEVKTLLRLMGIPVVQAPSEAEAQCAELVKKNKAWAVGTEDMDALAFGSRVMLRHLTYGEAKKRPIAEYHLDEILEASGFSMQQFIDLCILLGCDYVPRISGIGPHKAWEGIKKYGSLEAFIESLDGTRYVVPEEFNYKDARNFFLEPEVTPGEEIDIQFREPDEEGLIKFLVDEKLFSKERVLKGIQRLRDALTKKTQGRLDQFFTITKPQKQVNSEASTAGTKRNRGAVALPGVLQRKSSSGHKKAVKK